In Pseudomonadota bacterium, one genomic interval encodes:
- a CDS encoding DUF5989 family protein encodes MLDLLKDLWDFLKVRKKFWLAPIVIVLLLLGALIVLSQGSAVAPFIYTLF; translated from the coding sequence ATGTTGGATTTGCTGAAAGATCTGTGGGACTTCCTCAAGGTGCGGAAGAAATTCTGGCTGGCACCGATCGTGATCGTGCTGCTGCTGCTCGGTGCGCTGATCGTGCTGTCGCAGGGATCTGCGGTGGCGCCGTTCATCTACACCCTGTTCTGA
- a CDS encoding SxtJ family membrane protein — MDHPPLTADSRTLREFGLVFAGGLIVCFGLLIPWLLDRPWVWQTGGARWPWVAAAVFAGVGIVQPRLLKPVYLFWMKLGHVLGWINTRIILGIIFFLVFMPVALLFRLTGRDPMERRLDPAAASYRQPSEQLPPDRMEKPF, encoded by the coding sequence ATGGACCATCCCCCCCTGACAGCGGACAGCAGGACCTTGCGCGAATTCGGCCTCGTCTTCGCCGGCGGCCTGATCGTGTGCTTCGGGCTGCTGATACCCTGGCTGCTCGACCGGCCCTGGGTGTGGCAGACCGGCGGGGCACGCTGGCCCTGGGTCGCCGCCGCGGTCTTTGCCGGCGTCGGGATAGTCCAGCCGAGATTGCTGAAGCCGGTCTATCTGTTCTGGATGAAACTCGGCCATGTCCTGGGCTGGATCAACACCCGCATCATCCTTGGCATCATATTTTTCCTGGTGTTCATGCCGGTTGCGCTGCTGTTCAGGCTGACCGGCCGTGATCCGATGGAGCGCCGGCTGGACCCCGCCGCAGCTAGCTATCGCCAGCCCAGCGAGCAGCTGCCGCCTGACCGCATGGAGAAACCGTTCTGA
- a CDS encoding oligosaccharide flippase family protein — protein sequence MNSESPRQHPENRNGGSGTRGSLGVRVLSGGIWMLGSRGIQATCGMLVSMLLARLLTPADLGTYFILASIALLGSTLAQFGTHHSVVKLVAGGLAQGDEAGVRRALRSVLLIVICGCAIIAGGYLAGAGRWLAVHVFRSDSVALLTGLTAVWIVLRTGQMLLSKVFRGFHDLRHAAMYEGAQTQLLTVLALLALWLALDTTTLARAVQATLAALLITLLSGAWLLWRRHWSRLAPAQGLALGPALRLSAPLFVSSAALLALGEMHLWILGARSAPDQVALYGAGYRLVLLVSLPLTLVNNVIPPMVAELFTTQRRNELERLMRTTASMIALPALLLLALLLVFAGGILTLVYGDFYRAAAPVLAILAVGQAINVWTGSPGVLLSMSDQQGMLMRASVGGGMVGLVITLALARDFGATGVAIGYAGGLALQNVAMAWIARRRLGIRTYAGPGHLRDAWYWLRGELARRAVRGGPPAAAERLLRPLENLFCALARTRIVEGFGDVGVLRLLCALNRRGCLRGVYFRATLVAPGPDTTGATLARCTGVPDRIPPDRALLFVPTAAGAVQSAAPADDELASGYLAFLKSLLARGYTMALMTLPERSAGRALAPAGCVSGGLGNDTLRQWAAHNGVYLIDLDASLAERANAPNGTAGHAAGAEEVVDYEALCLALCELLEGGGFRDWLHGANRPKGSAT from the coding sequence ATGAATAGCGAATCCCCCCGCCAGCATCCAGAGAACCGCAACGGCGGCAGCGGCACGCGCGGTTCGCTGGGGGTGCGGGTGCTGTCCGGCGGAATCTGGATGCTGGGAAGTCGCGGCATCCAGGCCACATGCGGCATGCTGGTGTCGATGCTGCTGGCGCGGCTGCTGACGCCGGCGGATCTCGGTACCTATTTCATCCTCGCCAGTATCGCGCTGCTCGGGTCGACGCTGGCGCAGTTCGGTACGCACCATTCCGTCGTCAAGCTCGTGGCCGGCGGCCTGGCGCAGGGTGATGAGGCGGGCGTGCGGCGGGCATTGCGTTCCGTTCTGCTGATCGTAATCTGCGGTTGCGCGATCATCGCCGGCGGCTATCTCGCCGGGGCGGGGCGCTGGCTCGCCGTGCACGTTTTCAGGTCGGACAGCGTCGCGTTGCTGACCGGCCTGACGGCCGTATGGATCGTGCTGCGCACCGGACAGATGCTGCTGTCGAAGGTGTTCCGCGGTTTCCACGACCTGCGACATGCGGCGATGTACGAAGGCGCGCAAACGCAGCTCCTGACCGTGCTCGCGCTGCTCGCGCTCTGGCTGGCTTTGGACACCACCACGCTGGCGCGCGCGGTGCAGGCCACGCTTGCCGCCCTACTGATCACGCTGCTGAGCGGGGCCTGGCTGTTGTGGCGCCGGCACTGGTCCCGGCTCGCACCCGCCCAGGGCCTCGCGCTGGGTCCGGCCCTGCGCCTGAGCGCGCCGCTGTTCGTGTCCAGCGCCGCGCTGCTGGCGCTGGGTGAGATGCATCTGTGGATCCTGGGTGCGCGCTCGGCGCCGGACCAGGTAGCACTCTACGGCGCCGGCTACCGGCTGGTGTTGCTGGTGAGCCTGCCGCTGACGCTGGTCAACAACGTCATCCCGCCCATGGTCGCGGAGTTGTTTACCACGCAGCGCCGCAACGAGCTCGAGCGGTTGATGCGTACCACGGCATCGATGATCGCCCTGCCTGCGTTGCTGCTGCTGGCGCTGCTGCTCGTGTTCGCGGGCGGCATCCTGACGCTCGTATACGGTGATTTCTATCGCGCCGCGGCACCGGTGCTGGCGATACTGGCCGTCGGCCAGGCCATCAATGTGTGGACAGGATCACCGGGTGTGCTGCTCTCCATGTCGGATCAGCAGGGCATGCTGATGCGGGCCAGCGTCGGCGGCGGCATGGTCGGGCTGGTCATCACACTGGCGCTGGCACGGGACTTCGGCGCGACCGGCGTGGCGATCGGCTATGCCGGCGGACTGGCGCTGCAGAATGTCGCGATGGCATGGATTGCCCGGCGCCGGCTGGGTATCCGGACCTATGCCGGACCCGGACACCTGCGGGATGCCTGGTACTGGCTGCGCGGCGAGCTCGCGCGCCGTGCGGTCCGGGGCGGTCCGCCCGCTGCCGCCGAACGGCTGCTGCGCCCGCTGGAGAACCTGTTCTGTGCCCTGGCGCGGACCCGGATCGTCGAGGGCTTCGGCGACGTCGGTGTGCTGCGGCTGCTCTGCGCACTCAACCGCCGCGGCTGTCTCCGGGGCGTCTATTTCCGCGCTACGCTGGTAGCGCCGGGGCCGGACACCACCGGTGCAACACTCGCGCGCTGCACCGGCGTGCCGGACCGGATTCCGCCGGACCGCGCCCTGTTGTTCGTGCCAACAGCCGCGGGGGCGGTACAGTCAGCGGCGCCTGCGGACGATGAGCTAGCAAGCGGCTACCTTGCCTTCCTGAAATCACTGCTTGCCAGGGGTTACACTATGGCGCTGATGACCTTGCCGGAGCGATCCGCCGGGCGTGCCCTCGCGCCGGCAGGCTGTGTGTCGGGCGGCCTTGGCAACGATACGCTGCGTCAATGGGCAGCGCACAACGGTGTCTACCTGATCGACCTGGATGCGAGCCTGGCCGAGCGGGCGAATGCCCCCAACGGCACCGCCGGCCATGCCGCGGGGGCTGAAGAAGTTGTTGATTATGAAGCATTATGTCTCGCGCTGTGCGAGCTGCTCGAGGGTGGCGGGTTCCGCGACTGGCTGCACGGCGCCAACCGTCCCAAGGGGAGTGCGACATGA
- a CDS encoding carbamoyltransferase — protein MNILGISAYYHDSAAALVRDGTIVAASQEERYSRRKHDARFPAGAIADCLAQGGITLGDVDEVVFYDKPLVKFERLLETYLTYAPRGFRSFVAAMPVWMKEKLYLKSTLKKELATLGGLREKALPKLLFAGHHQSHAASAFYPGPFERAAVLCLDGVGEWATTSVWLGEGNRLTPQWELDFPHSLGMLYSAFTYYTGFKVNSGEYKLMGLAPYGEPKYVDLILEHLIDLKADGTFRLNMDYFNYATGLTMTNRRFAALFGAPARTPETGITQREMDIARSIQAVTEEVVLRLAHTVQRELQADYLCMAGGVALNCVANGRILREGPFRDIWIQPAAGDAGGALGAALVAWHEYHDKPRSVNGCDTMAGSYLGPRYSRAQIKAQLDDQGAVYEELDEEQLTDRLSTILADGKVVGWFRGRMEFGPRALGGRSIIGDPRSEKMQSVMNLKIKYRESFRPFAPAVLAEDVDKYFELDRPSPYMLIVAPVRERLRIPMTAEQQGLFGIEKLNVKRSELPAITHVDYSARVQTVHADTNPGFHALLERFRAQTGCAVLVNTSFNVRGEPIVCTPEDAYRCFMRTGMDYLAVEDFLLAKPDQPVVERDESWRQEFALD, from the coding sequence TTGAACATACTCGGCATCTCGGCGTATTACCATGACAGTGCCGCGGCGCTGGTGCGTGACGGCACGATCGTCGCGGCATCCCAGGAGGAACGCTACTCGCGCAGGAAGCACGATGCGCGCTTTCCCGCCGGCGCGATCGCGGACTGTCTCGCCCAGGGGGGCATCACGCTCGGGGATGTCGACGAGGTTGTGTTCTATGACAAGCCGTTGGTGAAATTCGAGCGTCTGCTCGAAACCTATCTCACCTACGCGCCGCGGGGCTTTCGCTCGTTCGTCGCGGCGATGCCGGTGTGGATGAAGGAAAAGCTTTATCTCAAGTCCACGCTCAAGAAGGAACTCGCCACGCTGGGCGGGCTCAGGGAAAAGGCGCTGCCGAAGTTGCTGTTCGCCGGACATCACCAGTCGCACGCGGCCTCGGCATTCTATCCGGGTCCGTTCGAGCGCGCGGCCGTGCTGTGCCTGGACGGGGTGGGTGAATGGGCGACCACCTCGGTGTGGCTGGGCGAGGGCAACAGGCTGACGCCGCAGTGGGAGCTCGATTTCCCGCATTCGCTGGGCATGCTGTATTCGGCCTTCACCTATTACACCGGCTTCAAGGTCAATTCCGGTGAGTACAAGCTGATGGGACTGGCGCCTTACGGCGAGCCGAAGTACGTGGATCTCATCCTCGAGCACCTGATCGACCTGAAGGCGGACGGGACGTTCCGCCTCAACATGGACTACTTCAACTACGCCACCGGCCTGACCATGACCAACCGGCGCTTCGCCGCGCTGTTCGGTGCGCCGGCACGCACGCCGGAGACGGGGATCACGCAGCGGGAGATGGATATCGCAAGGTCCATCCAGGCGGTGACCGAGGAGGTGGTGCTGCGCCTGGCCCACACCGTGCAGCGCGAGTTGCAGGCCGATTACCTGTGCATGGCCGGTGGCGTGGCGCTCAACTGCGTGGCCAACGGCCGCATCCTGCGCGAGGGGCCGTTCCGGGATATCTGGATCCAGCCGGCCGCGGGCGACGCCGGCGGCGCCCTGGGCGCCGCGCTGGTTGCCTGGCACGAATACCACGACAAGCCGCGCAGCGTGAACGGGTGCGACACGATGGCCGGTTCCTACCTGGGGCCGCGATACAGCCGCGCCCAGATCAAGGCGCAGCTCGATGACCAGGGCGCGGTGTATGAGGAACTCGACGAGGAACAGCTGACCGACCGTCTCAGCACCATCCTGGCTGACGGAAAAGTGGTGGGCTGGTTCCGGGGTCGCATGGAATTCGGGCCGCGCGCGCTCGGCGGGCGCTCCATCATCGGCGACCCGCGCAGCGAAAAGATGCAGTCGGTGATGAATCTGAAGATCAAGTACCGCGAGTCGTTCCGTCCGTTCGCGCCGGCGGTGCTGGCAGAGGATGTCGACAAGTATTTCGAGTTGGACCGACCCAGCCCCTACATGCTGATCGTGGCGCCGGTGCGCGAGCGCCTGCGCATTCCAATGACCGCCGAGCAGCAGGGCCTGTTCGGTATCGAGAAGCTCAACGTGAAACGTTCCGAGCTGCCGGCCATCACCCATGTCGATTATTCGGCCCGGGTGCAGACCGTGCACGCCGACACCAACCCGGGATTCCACGCCTTGCTGGAACGGTTTCGGGCGCAAACCGGTTGCGCAGTGCTGGTGAACACCTCGTTCAACGTGCGCGGCGAACCGATCGTGTGCACGCCGGAAGACGCCTACCGCTGCTTCATGCGCACCGGGATGGACTATCTGGCGGTCGAGGATTTTTTGCTCGCCAAGCCGGACCAGCCGGTGGTCGAGCGGGATGAATCCTGGCGCCAGGAGTTCGCGCTGGACTGA